From Planctomycetota bacterium:
CGTCCAGGTCTTGCCCGAGATGTTCCAGGTGATCGGTGAACCGCGCATAGTCCGCGTCAATCTCGTCGATCATGCCGTAATACGCCGCTGTCGCTCGGCGGACTTCGCGTTCGCTGACGGCGTCGTCGATGCCACGCGAGCCCAGGAACGGATGATCGAACACCGGCTCGCCGTAGTACGGCGCGACGCGGTTGAGGTAGTAGCAGAAGCGATCCTCGTCGGTGAAGTACGGATAGTGCGGCCGAACGAAGCTCAGCATCATCAGCAACGGCCGGTGCGACTGTGGCCGGTCATAGAACGGGTCGGCGAAGTACTCCGAGGTGAAGAGTTCCGCACCGACCAACGCATACTCGTCGACGTCCTGCGTCGCCGGGCCGTGGCCGATGCCGGCGCGTGCGACTTCCTTCGCATCGGACCACTTGCCGATCCCCGGATCGTCTGGCCCAGCCGGCGGGGCGACTTCGAAGTCGCGAAACCCGTCACCGATATGCAAGTCCATGCCGAGGCGTCGCGACCAGCCCTGCATCTGGTCGGGCCCCATGTGGTGGAGTTTGCCGGCACAGCACGTCTCGTAGCCGAACTGCCCGAGACGACGCGCGAACGTCATCGAGTTGGGCGGCAGGTCCTGGCCGTACCGCTCGACGCCGCATGTCCGCGGCCGCTGCCCGACGGCCATCGATTGCCGACAGGGAATGCAGATCGGGCTCGGCGTGTACGCGTTGTCGAACGTGACACCCGTGGCCGAGAGCTCGTCTAGGAAGGGCGTGCGGATGACGTCGTTTCCCGCGAAGCCTGCCACGTCGTAGCGGTGCTCATCCGACATGAGCAAAAGGATGTTCGGCCGAGAAGCCGTGGCGTCGTCGCTCATGCGGTTGCTCCTCCGGCCACCGTATCGAGAACCACGTTCGTTCGCAGAGCCGAGTCGCCGGTGCTGACACAGGCGCGTTCGCCTCGAAGGTGTGCCAGGACATCATCCATGAGATATCGCTGGACTTGTTTGTCGTGCGGGCGATCGATCTCGGTCGTCTCGTCGCCGCGAGCGAGGCGAATCGGCTCATTGCCGAAGCAGCTCATGGACAGCGAGCCCGTCGTGCCGTCGATCGTGATGCGGTCGGCGTGGCGGCTGGCGGCGAAGTTCCATCGCGCACATCCGGCGATGTCGCGATCGTGCGTGAAGCTCATCGCGACACGCTCGTCGCCCGGGTCGCCCTGACTGGTACCCGCGACCTTGCCGAGAGGGCCGAGAAGGAAGTCGAGCAGATCGAGGAGGTGACTGCCGAGGTCGTGGAAGAGCCCGCCGCCGGCAATCGTTGGGTCGGCACGCCAGCCGTGGTCGCGATCGGGCTGGAACAGACGTGTCATCTCGTAGTCGACGCTCGTGACACTTCCCAACTCGCCCGCGTCGATCAGACGTTTGGCTTCGACGAATCGTGGAAGACGCCTTCGGTAGTACGCAACTAGCAGCGGCAAGTCGGCAGCGGCGAAAGCGTCGACCATCTCCTTGGCCTCGGCGGCGTTGCGGCCGAAGGGCTTCTCGACGTAGCACGCCTTGCCTGCCGCTGCGGCTTTCAACGCCAGATCGCGATGACCGTTCGGCGGCGTGGCGATGTAGACGGCATTGACCTCGTCGTCGGCGAGCAGCTTGTCTGCATCGTCGTACCACCGATCAACGCCGTGCCGCTCGGCATAGTTCTTGGCTTTGGCGGCGTCGCGACGCATGCAGGCGACGACGCGGCTTGTGTCGCCCCGATTCATGACGGCCGGGCCGCTTTTGACTTCCGTGACGTCACCGCAGCCGAGGATGCCCCAGCGGATCTGTTCGAGCTTCATGCCGACATCATTTGCACGCCGATGCCGGCGTTCGTAGAACCTTTCGATGGATGACACCAACGGCAGCCTCAGCGACAGCGACGCGACGATCGCCAACCAGCCGCCGCGGACGTTCCTGTCCGACCTCGGCCCGGGGCAGAAGATCAACGAGCCATTCGTCATCAGCAACGTGCAGCTCAAGATCAACAAGAAGGGCGACCCGTACTTGACCATGCAGGTCGGCGACAAGAGCCGCGTCGTCGTCGGCAACTGGTGGGACCAGGGCGAAGCGATGTTCCGCCGGCTGCCGAATCCGGGCGTGGTGCGGGTGAAGGGCGTCATCGAGGAGTTCGCGGGTCGGCCGCAGGTAAAGATCGAGAAGATCCTGCAGATTCGCGACGAGTCGGGCATCGACTACACGGATCTTCTGCCGTCGACGGACAAGG
This genomic window contains:
- a CDS encoding sulfatase-like hydrolase/transferase, which produces MSDDATASRPNILLLMSDEHRYDVAGFAGNDVIRTPFLDELSATGVTFDNAYTPSPICIPCRQSMAVGQRPRTCGVERYGQDLPPNSMTFARRLGQFGYETCCAGKLHHMGPDQMQGWSRRLGMDLHIGDGFRDFEVAPPAGPDDPGIGKWSDAKEVARAGIGHGPATQDVDEYALVGAELFTSEYFADPFYDRPQSHRPLLMMLSFVRPHYPYFTDEDRFCYYLNRVAPYYGEPVFDHPFLGSRGIDDAVSEREVRRATAAYYGMIDEIDADYARFTDHLEHLGQDLDDWWIVYTSDHGEMLGQHGVWEKQKFFEASARVPLVVRPPRALRDEWQCEGRRVSDNVSLLDLFPTLCDAGSATSPDGHALEGASLVPLMQGTSRASNEVTSEFDGHNLMIKRGPLKYQWYARHADTPHAEVLFDLDADPAESRNLIDEPRYAKDLLAFRARRVELGF
- a CDS encoding Gfo/Idh/MocA family oxidoreductase, whose translation is MKLEQIRWGILGCGDVTEVKSGPAVMNRGDTSRVVACMRRDAAKAKNYAERHGVDRWYDDADKLLADDEVNAVYIATPPNGHRDLALKAAAAGKACYVEKPFGRNAAEAKEMVDAFAAADLPLLVAYYRRRLPRFVEAKRLIDAGELGSVTSVDYEMTRLFQPDRDHGWRADPTIAGGGLFHDLGSHLLDLLDFLLGPLGKVAGTSQGDPGDERVAMSFTHDRDIAGCARWNFAASRHADRITIDGTTGSLSMSCFGNEPIRLARGDETTEIDRPHDKQVQRYLMDDVLAHLRGERACVSTGDSALRTNVVLDTVAGGATA